The Streptomyces rimosus genomic interval GCAGCTGCATCCCCGCCGCCGCTAGCGCTGGCGTGCGCGGAGCAGAACAGTGTGGAAGTGTTCGTGTCGTTGACGCACAACAGTGGCCGGTATGGCCCGGTAATCGTCTTGATGTTGGCGGTACCGGGCTGCCATTTGGTCACGAGCCCCAAATTCTTCGAAGGCTCCCTCAATACATACAGGTAGCGGATGTTCGGACGACTGGTCGACCCAATATTCCACTCATACTCTTCCAGGCGGCCGCCAGTTTGTACCGCTTTGGCGCCGGCGGGGGGGTTCTTCGGAACTTCTTGAAGTGCGACCACGTCCGTTTTGTGTTCATTGACCAGCTTGCCGACGTCGGCCCAGTTTCCGGCCTTGGATTGAATATTCCACGTCGCCAAGCCGGGTTCGGGAGTTACGGCCTGCGCTGGCGAGGGCACCACAGCCACCAGGGTGGATGCCACCAGCACTGCCATGATGACGTGACGTCCGCTTCGGGCTCCGTGGGTGACGCTACGACTCATCGCCAAATCCTCTCTTGCCAAATTTTTCAGGATCAGCCGCCGTGCTCGCTCAGCATTGCCCTGCCAGAAGCGGGTAAGGTCCATCACGCTAAGCCGGGAGCTGCGGCCTGGTCTTATCGCCCGGGGGCGGGGTGCCGGGCCGGGCTGCTTGGGCGGACCAGCCGTCTTAGCCATCGCGATATGGCCGCCCTTCCGACTGGAGACGCCCAACACCTGGGACTGGCCTGCTCGTTGCTGTGCAGGCAATCGGACTTTAACAGCAATTCCTGCCAGAGGACGATGAACAGGCGCGTGCAGGCACGTTTCCTTGCGGTACCTGCACGGCGGGAGCGTGGCCGAAATTTCGGGGAGGGTAACGAGCTCTTGCACGGCAGGTGGCGAGAGGCCGAACCCGTGATCGTTCATCATGCATGCATAGTGGGGAACGCGCCTCGAGCAGTGATGGTCAGCAACCGGAGGATCACGGGCCTGCCGTCCGAAGCGATTGCGCAACTCGTCGCTGAGGTAGCTGCTTAAGACGGTGTCCTACATGGTGAGGTTGAGGAGCCGTTTGTAGCAGCAGAGGGCGGCGGCGAGGCCGAGGAAGGGCAGGTAGTTGCGTGCATGGCGTTCGTAGCGGGGACTGAGCCGGCGGTAGCCGGTCAGCCACGACATCGTCCTCTCGATCACCCACCTGCGACGCCCCAGGCATTCGCTGGAGTCGATGCCCTTGCGGGCGATGCGGACACCGATGCGATGGCCCACAGCCATCGCCGCAGGTGGGGGATGTCGTATGCCTTATCCGCGTGCAGACGCCGAGGCTTTGACTGGTCTGCGCGGGATTCGTGTCCCTTGTGGAAATAGGACAGCATCGGCTTCAGCGCGAGGCTGTCGTGGGTCCGG includes:
- a CDS encoding endonuclease/exonuclease/phosphatase family protein; its protein translation is MDLTRFWQGNAERARRLILKNLAREDLAMSRSVTHGARSGRHVIMAVLVASTLVAVVPSPAQAVTPEPGLATWNIQSKAGNWADVGKLVNEHKTDVVALQEVPKNPPAGAKAVQTGGRLEEYEWNIGSTSRPNIRYLYVLREPSKNLGLVTKWQPGTANIKTITGPYRPLLCVNDTNTSTLFCSAHASASGGGDAAALVRNTANEAKVLNIPNWAVLADFNRAPDDLAKDKKLPSAAHIYRPNDPTQLSGGELDYMVSNVDSDWRRGHVEVARSGASDHWAVVWSPKPN